From Carettochelys insculpta isolate YL-2023 chromosome 8, ASM3395843v1, whole genome shotgun sequence, a single genomic window includes:
- the SH3BP4 gene encoding SH3 domain-binding protein 4 gives MAAQRIRAANSSGLPRCKSEGTLIDLSDGFSETSFSDVKVPSPSALLVDNPTPFGNAKEVVAIKDYCPTNFTTLKFSKGDHLYVLDTSGGEWWYAHNTTEMGYIPSSYVQPVNYRHSSFTDSGMIDHLLESLDEGVRELDLLGEWTDGKRDSANTCSNNPFFNGVQTNPFVNGNVQTAPSLGKECPPKTTVDLLLFEMAAPPVTEASSTSNGSVGNLLDELSPANGLAFELPVRRDNPFFRSKRSYSLSELSVLQAKSETPASSGFFTGLKSPTPEQFQSREDFRTAWLNHRKLARSCHDLDLLGQNPGWGQTQPVETNIVCKLDSSGGAVQLPDTNISIHVPEGHILPGETQQISMKALLDPPLELNGDKCTTVSPVLEIKLSNMEVKTFIMLEMKVSAEVKNDLASKSLVGLQCLRSDMKEGPYTPVPLSYSYGDTIQVQLDNLEPCMYVALVAQGQNVQYPYTVWDYICKKVTVGVYGPKHIHPSFKTIVAIFGHECAPKTLLVTEVTQQSHGVAPVALQLWGKHQFFLAQPQDLKLCMFSNMSNYEVKASEQAKIVRGFQMKLGKVSRLIFPITSHDFNELSDFTLRIQVKDDKDAILTQFCVQTPQPPPKSAIKSTGQRRFLKKNEVGKIILSSLAATSKYPVFQERLVTSLKYGKLLKTVVRQNKNHYLLEYKKGDVIALLSEEKIKLKGQLWTKEWYIGYYQGKIGLVHAKNVLVVGKVRPSYFSGPDLTTSTLLEQILRPCKFLTYIYASVRTLLMENISSWRAFADSLGYTNLPLTFFCRAELDSEPERVASVLEKLKEDCNNTENKEKKSFQKELMAALLKMDCQGLVVRLIQDFVLLTTAVEVAQRWRELAEKLAKVSKQQMEAYEAPHRDKTGVVDSEAMWKPAYDFLLTWSNQIGDSYRDVIQELHIGLDKMKSPITKRWKHLTGTLILVNSLDILRAAAFSPPDHEDFAI, from the exons ATGGCAGCCCAAAGGATTCGCGCTGCCAACTCCAGTGGCCTCCCGCGGTGCAAGTCGGAGGGGACGCTGATCGACCTCAGCGACGGGTTTTCTGAAACCAGCTTCAGCGACGTCAAAG TGCCTTCTCCTAGTGCCTTGCTGGTGGACAATCCTACGCCCTTTGGGAATGCAAAGGAAGTTGTAGCAATCAAAGACTATTGTCCAACTAATTTCACCACCTTAAAGTTCTCCAAGGGTGACCACCTCTACGTCTTGGATACCTCGGGAGGTGAGTGGTGGTACGCTCACAACACCACGGAAATGGGTTACATACCTTCCTCCTATGTCCAGCCCGTAAACTACCGCCACTCTTCCTTCACGGACAGTGGCATGATAGACCATCTGCTGGAAAGTCTGGACGAAGGCGTCCGAGAGCTAGATCTACTCGGGGAGTGGACTGATGGGAAGAGAGACTCTGCCAACACCTGCAGTAACAACCCTTTCTTCAATGGGGTCCAAACAAACCCCTTTGTGAATGGGAACGTGCAAACTGCGCCTAGCTTAGGAAAAGAGTGCCCCCCAAAAACCACGGTAGACTTACTGCTGTTTGAGATGGCAGCTCCTCCGGTGACAGAAGCCAGTTCCACCTCTAACGGCAGTGTAGGTAACCTCTTGGACGAACTTTCACCCGCAAACGGACTGGCGTTCGAACTGCCGGTGCGGCGGGACAACCCCTTTTTCCGAAGTAAGCGCTCGTACAGTTTGTCCGAGTTGTCTGTCCTTCAAGCTAAATCGGAAACGCCAGCCTCATCGGGGTTTTTTACCGGGCTAAAATCTCCTACCCCAGAGCAGTTCCAAAGCAGAGAAGATTTTAGAACAGCCTGGTTGAACCACAGGAAGCTGGCCAGGTCATGCCACGACTTGGATTTGCTTGGCCAGAACCCAGGCTGGGGTCAGACCCAACCTGTGGAGACCAACATCGTCTGCAAACTGGATAGCTCCGGTGGGGCAGTTCAGCTGCCAGATACTAACATCAGTATCCATGTGCCAGAAGGACACATCTTGCCCGGGGAGACGCAGCAGATCTCCATGAAAGCCCTGTTGGACCCGCCCCTGGAGCTCAATGGCGACAAATGCACAACTGTAAGCCCAGTGCTGGAGATCAAACTCAGCAACATGGAGGTAAAAACTTTCATCATGTTGGAGATGAAAGTGTCGGCGGAGGTCAAGAACGACCTGGCGAGCAAGAGCTTGGTGGGACTCCAGTGCTTGCGGAGCGACATGAAGGAGGGTCCCTACACACCAGTGCCACTCAGCTATTCCTATGGAGACACGATTCAGGTGCAGTTGGATAACCTGGAACCGTGCATGTACGTGGCTCTTGTAGCCCAAGGACAGAATGTCCAGTATCCTTACACGGTCTGGGACTACATCTGTAAAAAGGTCACCGTTGGTGTTTATGGCCCCAAACACATACATCCTTCTTTTAAAACCATAGTGGCTATTTTTGGACATGAGTGTGCACCAAAGACGCTCTTGGTGACTGAGGTTACGCAGCAAAGCCATGGCGTGGCGCCCGTGGCCTTACAGCTATGGGGCAAGCACCAGTTCTTTCTGGCCCAGCCGCAGGACCTGAAACTCTGCATGTTTTCCAACATGTCCAATTACGAGGTGAAGGCCAGCGAGCAAGCCAAAATCGTCAGGGGCTTCCAGATGAAGCTGGGCAAGGTGAGCCGCCTCATCTTCCCCATCACGTCCCATGACTTCAACGAACTCTCAGACTTCACTTTGAGGATACAAGTCAAGGATGACAAGGATGCCATATTGACCCAGTTCTGCGTGCAAACGCCGCAGCCACCTCCTAAGAGTGCCATCAAATCCACTGGGCAGAGGAGGTTCCTCAAGAAGAATGAGGTTGGGAAGATCATTCTGTCCTCCCTGGCAGCCACTAGCAAATATCCCGTGTTTCAGGAGCGACTGGTTACAAGCCTGAAGTATGGAAAACTGCTTAAAACCGTGGTGCGCCAAAATAAGAACCATTACTTACTGGAATATAAGAAAGGAGATGTCATAGCACTGCTCAGCGAAGAAAAGATCAAACTGAAAGGCCAGCTGTGGACGAAGGAATGGTACATTGGCTACTACCAAGGAAAAATTGGCCTTGTTCATGCCAAAAATGTGCTGGTGGTTGGGAAGGTCAGACCCAGCTATTTTTCAGGACCTGATCTCACCACCAGCACACTGCTTGAGCAAATCCTGAGGCCTTGCAAGTTTCTGACCTACATCTATGCCTCCGTTAGGACTCTGCTGATGGAGAACATCAGCAGCTGGCGTGCGTTCGCAGACAGCTTGGGATACACGAACTTGCCGTTGACTTTCTTCTGTCGAGCAGAACTAGACAGTGAGCCGGAGCGGGTTGCCTCGGTGCTGGAGAAGCTGAAGGAGGACTGCAATAATACAGAGAACAAGGAGAAGAAATCTTTCCAGAAGGAGCTCATGGCG GCCTTGCTGAAAATGGACTgccaggggctggtggtgaggCTCATTCAGGACTTTGTGCTCCTCACCACAGCGGTGGAAGTGGCTCAGCGCTGGAGGGAGCTGGCGGAGAAGCTGGCCAAGGTCTCCAAGCAGCAGATGGAGGCCTACGAAGCGCCCCACCGAGACAAGACAGGAGTGGTGGACAGTGAG GCCATGTGGAAACCCGCCTACGACTTTCTGTTAACCTGGAGCAACCAGATTGGAGACAGCTACCGGGATGTCATCCAGGAACTGCACATAGGGCTGGATAAGATGAAGAGCCCCATCACCAAGCGCTGGAAGCATCTAACAGGAACCCTCATCCTAGTCAACTCCTTGGACATACTGCGGGCAGCTGCCTTTAGTCCTCCAGACCATGAAGATTTTGCCATCTGA